A stretch of the Rosa rugosa chromosome 5, drRosRugo1.1, whole genome shotgun sequence genome encodes the following:
- the LOC133711738 gene encoding uncharacterized protein LOC133711738, whose protein sequence is MDKSWMHADRRSRAFELGVEELIMFALESGCDVNKVCCPCMRCGHGKSWKARVVRDHLVEFGIDKTYTKWIWHGELSSNESSAPEGNSETVEMAGNDTVGGSDDHEFSVDSDEFLRFVEDGDKPLYPGCTRFTKLNGLVKTYNLKAKHGLSDACYSDMLILIGILLPEGNEVPSSFYEAKKSLCALGMNYEKIHACPNDCILYRDSNVDATSCPTCGLSRWKLGKNKVEKVGVPGKVLWYFPPIPRFRKMFQSTSTAKSLTWHADERLKDDKMRHPADSPTWKLVDDKWSAFSSEPRNLRLALSSDGFNPHSSLSSRYSCWPVILVTYNLPPWLCMKRKYMMLTLLISGPKQPGNDIDVYLQPLIDDLKILWDGVEGVYDGYRKKYFKLKAVLFWTINDFPAYGNLSGSIVKGYNACPICLQHTKPHRLAHGQKMSYMRHRRFLPRYHPYRKQAAVFDNTEECDLAPIPLSGHEVLQRVEGMNWPFGKEHPHPPYKGAEDESRPCWKKKSVFFELEYWKFLPVRHNLDVMHIEKNVCDALIGTLLNIPGKTKDGVAARLDMVAMGIRAGLKPKIGGKKEKLPLASWNLMLEEKKTVCKSFFGMKLADRLCSNVKSLVSMDDLRLVGMKSHDCHTVLHHLLPIAIRSVLEKPVRYAIIKFCLFFKAICSKVIDVEKLKKIQADLVETVCELEKFFPPSFFDIMIHLSIHLVREVELCGPIFFRWMYPFERYMKTLKGYVRNRNHPEGCIAESYIAEEAVEFLAERNLTEPTVGLPSSSTSDQKGTCRPLSGATMICPNQKKLQLAHLCVLQNTNEARPYFDEHLEWLKHVYPNLKKNKKWLKEKQNKTFAKWIQDKVAAICIDDHINVSEHLRWIADGPSSEVPTFSAYKINGVNFNTKDRDDVRAVQCSGVSLFANAMLIPSAKDKNPVNDDTTFYGVVKDIWELDYHSFRVPVFYCDWADIDKSIKIDDLGYTLVNLNKLGHFNDPFVLGTDVKQVCYIDDPLNANWSVVIRCPDRDYHAGDDEEVGVIELENELFDTTMPSIDTTDVDGDQTSNYMRDRDEGIWID, encoded by the exons ATGGACAAATCATGGATGCATGCTGATAGGAGATCGCGAGCTTTTGAGTTAGGGGTTGAAGAATTGATTATGTTTGCATTAGAGAGTGGTTGTGATGTCAATAAGGTTTGCTGTCCTTGTATGAGATGTGGTCATGGTAAATCTTGGAAGGCTAGGGTAGTAAGGGATCATTTGGTTGAGTTTGGTATTGATAAAACTTACACAAAATGGATATGGCATGGGGAACTCTCGTCAAATGAGAGTAGCGCACCCGAAGGGAATTCTGAAACTGTAGAAATGGCAGGTAATGACACTGTGGGGGGGTCTGATGATCATGAGTTTTCAGTAGACTCTGATGAGTTTTTAAGGTTTGTTGAGGATGGCGACAAACCTCTTTACCCTGGCTGTACGCGTTTTACCAAGTTAAATGGACTTGTTAAAACTTATAACCTCAAAGCAAAGCATGGGTTGAGTGATGCTTGCTATTCTGACATGTTGATATTGATTGGAATATTGCTTCCAGAAGGTAATGAAGTGCCAAGTTCTTTTTATGAGGCCAAAAAGAGTTTGTGTGCGTTGGGAATGAATTATGAAAAGATACATGCGTGTCCTAACGACTGTATCTTATACAGGGATAGTAATGTTGATGCCACTAGCTGCCCTACTTGTGGTCTCTCTAGGTGGAAGTTGGGAAAGAATAAAGTAGAAAAAGTCGGGGTTCCAGGGAAAGTGTTGTGGTATTTTCCACCTATACCTAGATTTAGAAAGATGTTTCAGTCGACTAGTACAGCTAAAAGCTTGACATGGCATGCTGATGAGCGACTGAAGGATGATAAAATGAGGCATCCGGCTGACTCCCCTACTTGGAAGTTAGTGGACGATAAGTGGTCTGCTTTTAGTTCAGAGCCTAGGAATCTAAGGCTAGCGCTGTCGTCTGATGGTTTCAATCCCCACAGTTCCCTTTCTAGTAGATATTCTTGTTGGCCTGTCATACTAGTGACCTACAATCTTCCCCCATGGCTCTGCATGAAAAGGAAGTACATGATGCTCACCTTGTTAATCTCTGGACCTAAACAGCCTGGAAATGACATTGATGTCTATCTCCAGCCCTTGATAGATGATTTGAAGATTTTGTGGGATGGGGTTGAAGGGGTATATGATGGTTATAGAAAAAAGTACTTCAAACTTAAAGCAGTGCTCTTTTGGACCATTAACGACTTCCCTGCATATGGGAATTTGTCAGGCAGCATTGTGAAAGGGTACAATGCTTGTCCTATTTGTTTACAGCATACCAAACCTCATAGGCTGGCTCATGGTCAAAAGATGTCGTATATGCGGCATCGGAGATTCTTACCACGTTACCATCCTTATCGAAAACAGGCAGCAGTTTTCGATAACACTGAAGAATGTGATCTCGCTCCTATTCCATTAAGTGGACATGAGGTGCTGCAAAGAGTAGAAGGTATGAACTGGCCTTTTGGTAAAGAGCACCCTCATCCTCCATATAAGGGTGCTGAAGATGAGAGTAGACCATGTTGGAAGAAGAAATCTGTTTTCTTCGAACTTGAGTACTGGAAGTTTCTTCCCGTTCGACATAATCTTGATGTAATGCACATCGAGAAAAATGTTTGCGATGCATTAATCGGTACATTGTTGAATATTCCTGGGAAAACCAAAGATGGGGTGGCTGCTCGTTTAGATATGGTGGCAATGGGTATAAGGGCTGGTCTGAAGCCTAAAATTGGGGGGAAAAAAGAGAAATTACCTTTGGCAAGCTGGAATCTCATgttagaagaaaagaaaacagtttGCAAATCTTTTTTTGGCATGAAGCTTGCTGATCGGTTATGTTCTAATGTGAAGAGTTTAGTGTCCATGGATGATCTACGGCTTGTTGGTATGAAATCACATGATTGCCATACCGTCCTCCATCACTTGCTCCCCATTGCAATTCGTTCAGTATTAGAGAAACCAGTTAGATATGCTATCATTAAGTTCTGTCTCTTCTTCAAGGCCATATGCAGTAAAGTCATAGATGTAGAGAagctaaaaaaaattcaagctgACCTTGTCGAAACAGTTTGTGAGCTTGAGAAATTCTTCCCACCGTCCTTCTTCGATATCATGATTCATCTTTCGATCCATCTTGTTAGAGAAGTTGAGCTATGTGGCCCTATTTTCTTTAGATGGATGTACCCCTTCGAAAGGTACATGAAAACATTAAAAGGATATGTTAGGAACCGTAACCATCCAGAAGGTTGCATTGCTGAATCATACATCGCCGAAGAAGCAGTAGAGTTTTTGGCAGAACGTAATCTAACTGAACCTACTGTTGGACTACCATCTAGCAGTACATCTGACCAGAAGGGGACGTGCAGACCTTTGTCAGGTGCCACAATGATCTGTCCAAATCAAAAGAAGTTGCAGCTAGCACATCTTTGTGTGTTGCAGAATACGAATGAAGCAAGGCCCTACTTTGA TGAACATTTGGAATGGTTGAAGCATGTTTatccaaatttaaaaaaaaataagaagtggctaAAGGAGAAGCAGAATAAAACATTTGCGAAATGGATACAAGACAAG GTTGCTGCCATTTGTATTGATGATCATATTAATGTTTCGGAACACTTAAGGTGGATTGCTGATGGTCCTAGTTCAGAAGTACCAACATTCAGTGCTTACAAGATAAATGGGGTTAATTTCAACACCAAGGATCGTGATGATGTTCGAGCAGTTCAATGCAGTGGTGTTTCATTGTTCGCCAATGCAATGCTAATCCCTAGTGCGAAGGATAAAAACCCGGTTAATGATGATACGACTTTTTATGGAGTCGTTAAAGATATATGGGAGTTAGACTATCATAGCTTTAGGGTTCCTGTATTCTACTGTGATTGGGCTGACATTGATAAGAGCATTAAGATAGATGATTTGGGTTATACATTAGTAAATTTGAATAAGTTAGGTCATTTTAATGATCCTTTCGTGTTAGGTACAGATGTGAAGCAAGTCTGTTACATAGATGATCCTCTTAACGCTAATTGGTCTGTGGTCATACGATGTCCTGATAGGGATTACCATGCAGGTGATGATGAGGAGGTTGGAGTCATTGAACTTGAGAACGAGCTGTTTGATACCACAATGCCTTCGATCGACACTACAGATGTAGATGGTGACCAAACTAGCAATTATATGCGGGATCGTGATGAAGGAATATGGATTGACTGA